From Pseudomonas sp. G2-4:
TCCAGGGCATGCTCGCCCAGGAGCGCATTGGCCTGGACGGCCTGCGCTGGATGCTGCCCACCGGCGAAGCGATGCCGCCGGAACTGGCCCATCAATGGTTGCTGCGCTACCCCGACATCGGCCTGGTAAATGCCTACGGGCCGGCGGAATGCTCTGATGACGTGGCGTTTTTCCGGGTCGACATGGCCTCGACCCGCGGCACTTACCTGCCGATTGGTACGCCCACCGACAACAACCGTTTGTACCTGCTCGATGGTGCGCTGGACTTGGTGCCGTTGGGCGCCGTCGGCGAGTTGTGCGTGGCGGGCACCGGGGTTGGCCGCGGTTATGTCAGCGATCCATTGCGCACCGCCCCGATGTTCGTGCCAAGTCCGTTCGGCGCGCCAGGGGAGCGGCTGTACCGCACCGGCGACCTGGCGCGGCGCCGCAGCGATGGGGTGTTGGAGTATGTCGGACGCATCGACCATCAGGTGAAGATCCGTGGCTACCGCATCGAACTGGGGGAAATCGAAGCGCGGCTGCATGAACAGCCCGAAGTGCGCGATGGCGCGGTGGGTGTGCAGGAAGGCGCCAATGGCAAGCATCTGGTGGGTTATCTGGTTGCCGCCGATTCGACGCTGCAACCGAGCGAACGCCTGGAGCGCATCAAGCAACGCCTGCGCAGCGAGTTGCCGGAATACATGGTGCCGCTGCACTGGCTATGGCTCGAGCGCCTGCCGCTCAACGCCAATGGCAAACTCGACCGCAAGGCCTTGCCGGCCCTGGAGATCGGCCAGTTGCAAAGCCGGGACTACCAGGCCCCTGGCAATGCACTGGAGCAGACCCTGGCGGACATCTGGGCCCAGGTGCTGAAAGTCGAGCGAGTAGGGGTGCGGGACAACTTCTTCGAACTGGGCGGGCATTCTTTGCTGGCGACGCAAATCGCCTCGCGGGTGCAAAAGGCCCTGCAACGCAACGTACCGCTGCGGGCGATGTTCGAGTGCAGCACGGTGCAGGAGTTGGCTGAGTACATCGACGGGCTGGCCGCCAGTGAAATCACCGAGGAGAAGGTGGATCGGCTGAATGATCTGATGGCGGAATTGGAAGGGTTGTAGTTTTGCGGCGTCTATAGAGGCGTCATCGCGAGCAAGCTCGCTCCCACAGGGTTTGTGATCGATGCAAATCCAATGTGGGAGCGAGCCTGCTCGCGATGGCGTCATTAGTAACACCGCAAAGCCCCCGGTTGACGCCTCGTCCTGCACGGCTCAGGCTCCCCAGGGCTTTTCCACACTCAAACCAGGAGGTCATCGATGCCCTTTGCAACTATTGACGGAAAAACGCTGCATTACTTGGACCAGGGCCAAGGCCCGGTGGTGTTGCTGGGCAGCAGCTATTTGTGGGACCACACCATGTGGGCACCGCAGATCGAAACCCTGTCCCGGCATTACCGGGTGATCGCCCTGGACCTGTGGGGCCACGGCCAATCCGGTCGGTTGCCCGAGGGCATGACCTCGCTGGACGACCTGGCCCGCCAGGCATTGGCGTTGATGGATCACCTGGACATCGACTGCTTCAACCTGGTGGGGCTCTCGGTGGGCGGGATGTGGGGCGCGCGGCTGGCGCTGACGGCGCCGGAACGACTCAGTTCCCTTGTGCTGATAGACACCTATGTCGGCGTCGAGCCGGAGCCGACCCGCCTGTATTACTTCTCGCTGTTCGACAAGATCGAAGCCATCGGCAGCATTCCCGAACCTTTGCTGGACATCGTCGTGCCGATCTTCTTCCGGCCGGGCATCGATCCGCAGTCACCGCTCTACCAGCAGTTCCGCGCCGCACTGGCGGCATTGCCAGCCGACCGCTTGCGCGACAGCATCGTACCGTTGGGGCGGATCATTTTCGGGCGGGACGATATCCTGCCACGCCTGCATGAACTGGATGCCGAGCGCACCATGGTGTTGTGCGGCGATCAGGACAAACCGCGCCCACCGTCCGAGGCCCAGGAGATGGCGGAGTTGATCGGTTGCCCTTGTCTGCTGATCCCGGAGGCGGGGCACATCTCCAACCTGGAGAATCCGGAATTCGTGACCACTGCACTGCTTGAGTTTTTGCGCAGCTGACCCACCGCTTTCGCGAGCAGGCTCGCTCCCACAGGGGGATTCGGTGGTGTATCCAGCCGGATTCCTTGTGGCGAGGGAGCTTGCTCCCGCTGGGGCGCGAAGCGGCCCTGAGACCTGGCGACTCGGTGTGTCAGGCAAATGGTTGGGGCTGCTGCGCAGCCCAGCGGGAGCAAGCTCCCTCGCCACGGGGGGGCGTGCACGCCACCCCTCCCTTGCGGGAGCGACCCTTCACAAGGTTTGCAGGGTCGTCTGTCACTTCGGCCCGAGAATCTTCACCAGTTTGTCCGGTGATGGCGCGCCTTGCTGTTGTTGCAGGTCGCCCTTGTCATCCAGATAGAAAATCGCCGGAGTGGCGGAGAGTTCCAGTTCGTCCATCAACTGCTGGTTGGCGTCCAGTTTTGCCTGGATGGCCGGTGGTATGTCCTTCAGGGGCTTGAGTGCGCTGCCCTTGCCGGCCTTTTCATGGGTTTCCAGGGCTTTTTCCGCGTCCTTGGCCGCCAGCAACGCGGCGGATTTGCCCGGGCTGTCTTCGCGGATGATACCCACCATGATGTGGCGCAACTGCACCTTGCCGGCCTTGACCCATGGGCGTGCCTGTTCCCAGAACATGTTGCAGTACGGGCAATTCGGATCACTGAACAGGTACACGGTGCGCGGTGCGTCCTTGTTGCCGTCGGCGATCCAGTTGCTGGCTTCCATCTTCGCCCAGACTTCCTTGGCCATCGGGGCGTATACCAGCTTTTGCAGCGGCTCCACGCTCAGGTCCTTGCCGTCGGCGTCGTACAGATTGCCCAGCAGGACGTGCTGGCCATCCGGCGTCAGGTACAACGCCATGCCACGGTTCTGGTACTGCGCCGCGTAACCGCGCAAGCCGTCCGGGGCCTCGAAGGTTCCGACGATTTTCGCGCCCTTGGCTTCGATTTTCTTGATGGCCGCAGGCAATTCTTCGGCCTGTAGCAGCGGTGCCTGCAGCAGTGCGCTGGCGAATGCCAGCGTCAGCAGGCGGTGGAGGCGGGGCATGGCGGTTTCCTTGTGGCAGGGTGGGACGCCGTGGTCGAACCCGGCGTTTCGAAGTATTCCAGGGCGCGGGCCAGGCTCGCTTCCGACAATTCGCCCAAGTGACTGCCCAGCAGGCGGCCGTCAGCGCCGTAGAACAGTGTCGTTGGCAGCGCCATGGAACCGACGGCCTGGCCGAGGCGACCACTGCCATCGAACAGCACGTTGTCCAGGCTCAAGCCCTGGGTGGCGAGGTAGGTGCTGACGCTTTGCATGCTTTCGGCCTGGTTGACGAACAGGAACGTCAGGTCCGGACGCTGTTGCTGGGCTTCTTCCAGCACCGGCATTTCCCTTCGGCAGGGCGGGCACCAAGTGGCCCAGAGGTTGATCACCAGGGGGCCGCCCTGATAATCGGTGAGCTTTACGGTCTCGCCGTCGGCGGTGCGCAGGGGGATGTCCGGCAGCCGGGTGCCTTGCTCATAGATCGTCAATGACATCGTCGCCACCAACCAGAACAGCAGGCCACTGCCAACGCCGAAACCCAACGACCGGCGCAGGGCCGGTCGGCGCCGGGCCCACAGCAACGCGCCAATCACCAGCGCCACGATGCCAGGCCAGGCCAGGAACCCCCCATCGCGCAGATCGACGATCTGCCACGGATCATCCTGGTAATGGCTCCAGTAGGCCGCGACAAAACCGATCCGCGCGGCCAGGATCCCCAGCAAAAACAGCACGAACAGCACCGACTCGGGATTTTCGCCACCGCGCTTGGCCACTCGCCAGCCGACGAAAGTCGCCAGTGCGAGGGCGCTGATCAGCAACAGATGGTTAAGGGCAATGGCAAAGGTCCCGAGGGTAAACGTCAGCATCAGCGCGCGTCCCGGGTGATGTTCCAGCGCTCCAGGAACACCTTGGCGTTGACTTCCCCGGTGATCCGCTGGCTGCGGCGCTCTTCACCGTCGCCGCCGATCCACAGCAGGCTCGGTGGTCCCGGTACTTGGTAACGGCCCAGCAGTTCGCGGCTGGCGGCGTTATCGGCGGTTACGTCCAGGCGCAGCAGGCGCACGTCTTTCAGGGCGTCCAATACCTCGGCGCGGCCGAATACCTGCTTTTCCATGATCTTGCAGGACACGCACCAGTCGGCGTAATAGTCCAGCAACACCCACTGGCCCTGGGCCTTCGCCGCGTCCAGTTCCCGTTGCAAGGCTGCCGGCTCACTGACCGTGGTGAAAGCATCGTGGGCACTGAAGGTTGCGCTGTTTTCGGTGCCGGCGTAGACCTTCAGGGGCTGGAAAAAATCTTCGCCGCCGCCTGCTGCACCAATCACCAGCAGACTGCCCCAGAGGCCGAACAGCAATGACGCGCTGCCGCAGACATAGGCAATGCGGCCGAAGCCTTCGGTCTGGCGCCAGGCGCTGTAGGCGGCAATCAACAACAGCACACCCCACAGGCCGAGCCACAGCGAACCATCAATGATCGGACGAATCATCAGCAGCGCAGTGCCCAGGAACAGGAAGCCAAATACGCCCTTGAGCAGGTTCATCCAGGCGCCGGGCTTGGGCAGGAAGCGATTGCCTACGGTCACCAGCAGCAACAACGGCAGGCCCATGCCGATGCCCATGGTGAACAGGATCAGTCCGCCGTGCAGCGCATTGCCGCTCTGGGCGATGTACAGCAGCGCGCCGGCCAGCGGGGCAGTCATGCACGGGCCGACCAGCAGCCCGGACAGCGCGCCGAGAACACCGGCGCCCAGCAGGCTGCCGCCGCGGCGCTGGCGTCCGGCGTTTTCCAGCCGGTCGCGAAGGGCCGCCGGCAATTGCAATTCGAAGAAACCGAACATGGGCAGCGCCAGGAGCACGAAGATCGCCGCGAAGGTGCCCAGCAACCACGGCTGTTGCAGCAGTGCCTGGAGATTAGCCCCCAACAGCGCGGCGAGCACGCCCATGGCGGCGTACACCAAGGCCATGCTGATCACGTAGCTGCCGGCCAACGCCAGCCCGCGCCGAGGCCCGGCGCCGCTACCCACCACCAGCCCGGCGAGGATCGGCAGCATGGGCAGGGAGCACGGCGTGAAGGCCAGCAACAGCCCCAGGCCGAAGAACACCAGCAGGCTCCAGGCCAATGCCCGTTGTTGCAGGCCGCTGGCCAGGGCTTGGTCCGGCGCTTCGCTATTGGCTGCCGCGGCTGCACTGCCACCCAGGTCCACCACTTGGGTCTGGGGTGGATAGCACAGGCCCGCGTCGGCGCAGCCCTGGAAGCCGACCTTGATCTTGCCGGTGGCGCCAGCCGGAATCTTCAGCTCCAGCGCCTGGCGATAGACTTGTTGGTCGCCGAAAAACTCATCGCTGTGGGCTTCACCCTCAGGCAGCTGCGGTTGTTGCGCCTCGGCAAGCCCGTCGAACTTCAGTCGTTTCTGATACAGGTAATAGCCATCGGCGATCTGCCAGAACAGCTGGGTTTCGCCGGAGTCCAGGCGTTCGGAGGTGAACACGAACGCCTTTTCCACCGGCAGGAAATCGGGTTTGGTCTCGAAGGGATTGGCGGCCTGGGCCAGGCCCGAAATCAGCAGCAGCCACAGCAAAAACAATCGACGCATGGATAAAGCCTTAGAACGGAGCAAGTGGAAAGCACAATGGCGACTGGCGATTAACCGTCGATTAACCCGGCGACGACCGGTAGGCAGCAATGATCGCCCATGTTTGCCGTACTCGTCGCATAATGTCGGCTTAATCGGCCAGCGGCCTAATGTACCTTTTTCCACGGGGCTTACCATGCACGTACTGGTCTGCGAAGACGATGAGCTGATCGCCAGCGGGATCGTTGCCGGGCTCACGGCCCAGGGCCTGACCGTCGAACACGTCGCCACGGCATCGGCGGCGCGGGCGATGGTCGGCGTGGCCGAGTTTGACGTCATGGTGCTGGACCTGGGGTTGCCCGACGAGGACGGCCTTAAATTGCTCAAGCAACTGCGCCAGCAAGGCCTGGAGATACCGGTGTTGATCCTCACGGCCCGGGACTCGGTGACCGATCGGGTCGATGGCTTGCAGGCCGGTGCCGATGACTATCTGCTCAAGCCCTTCGACCTGCGCGAACTCGCGGCGCGCCTGCACACCCTGCTGCGGCGCGTGGCGGGGCGCAGCGTCAATCTGATCGAACACGGCCGCCTGACTTACGACCCCAGCAGCCGGGAAACCACGTTGGCTGGCCAGCCGGTGGACCTGTCCCGTCGGGAGCAGTCGCTGTTGCAAGCGCTGCTGCACAACCGTGGCCGGGTGCTGTCCACCGAGCAACTCAAGGACAGCGTCTACGGGTTCAATGACGAGCTGGAAAGCAACGCCCTCAACGTCCATATCCATCACCTGCGACGCAAACTGGGTAACGGAATCGTCGAGACCGTGCGTGGACTGGGCTATCGCCTCGGTCCGGCCGATGGCGGGGAATCTTCCAAGTGATGAGCCTGCGACTGCGCCTGAGCCTGACCCTCGGCGCGGCCTTTGCCCTGATCTGGGCCTTGGCCGCGGCATGGATGCTCAGCGATCTGCGCAACCAGATGATGTTCTCCCTCGACCAGCGTCTGGTGGCCTCGGCGCGGATGGTCGCCGGGCTGCTGGAGCAGTTGCCACCGCTGCCCAGCAAGGGCGAAGGCACGCATTTCAGCGCTGAGCAATTGAGTATTCCTGGCGGTATGGCCTGCCAGGTCAGTTCCTTGCGCGGTGAGATTCTCGCTCGTAGTCACGGCACGCCAGAGCAAGCCCTGGAAGCCGAGAAAATGGGCTTTCACGACCAGATGATCGACGGTGCGCCCTGGCGCAGCTTCACCTTGGCCCGAGGTGATCTGCGCATCACCACCGCCGACCGTCAGATTGAACGCGAAGCCTTGAACATGTCGATACTGCTGGCGGCCTCGGTGCCGGTTGGCGTGGCGTTGCTCGGGTGTCTGTGCTTGCTTTGGCTGGGCATCGGCCAGGGCCTGGCACCGCTTAACCGCATGCGCGACGCGCTGATGCGACGCAATGCCGACTCTCTTGAGCCCTTGCAGATCCACCCGTTGCCCAGTGAGCTGCGGCCCTTGCTGGAAACCCAGAACCAGCTGTTCCAACGCATTGGCAAGACCATCGAGCGGGAGCGCCGGCTGACCGGCGATGCCGCCCACGAATTGCGCAGTCCGCTGACGGCCATCAAGACGCACCTGCAAGTGGCGCGCATGACCGAAGGCGCTGCCCGCGACCAATCCCTGGCCCGGGCCGAGGAGGGTGCCGACCGCATGCACCGCACGCTTGAGCAATTGCTGCTGCTGGCCCGGGTCGAAGGCAGCCTGTCGTTCGACGACGGCGTGCAGTGCAACGCCGAGCAGGTCGCCCGGCTGGCGATCCAGGACGCGGCGAGCAATGATTCCCGACGGATCAAGCTGCATGTATCGCCAGGACTGTCCGACGCCCCGGTGCAGATGCCGGCGGTGCTTTCCATTGCCGCCTTGCGCAATCTGCTGGATAACGCCCTGCGCCATACCCCGGACGATACCGATGTGGAGCTGAGCCTGGAGATGATCGGCCAGCGCGTGCGTTTCCAGGTACGTGACCACGGGCCCGGCATTGCTGCCGACGATATCCAGCACCTGACTCAACGCTTCTGGCGCAACGGCCAGAGCACCGGCTGCGGGCTGGGGCTGGCGATCGTCCAGGCCATCGTCCAGCGGTGCGGCTGCGGCCTGCATTTCGACAGCCGCCCGGATGGGCTGCGGGTTGAATTGACGATGCCGGTGCAGCAACCCCTGGTCAAGTGAGTGGTTCCGTGGCGAGGGAGCTTGCTCCCGCTGGGCTGCGCAGCAGCCCCCTAGCCCGAGAGTGCGGTGAGTCTGGTGGGGCCCGGGCGGCGGATTTGGGCCCGCTTCGCGGTCCAGCGGGAGCAAGCTCCCTCGCCACAATGATTCAGGCTAGCCCCAAGAACATTGGTAATCCCCCAGCGTGGGTTGTACATCTGCCGTAACGACCTGCCATTGGCGCAACCACCTTATCCGGGTCTATGTTTTTTTCAGCTCGACTCAAGGACTGAGGAAAACCGCGCCATGGACACGTTCATCGAAGTCTGCACAGCCACGCCCAACGATGCCGGCATCATCAGCCGGATCGCCGAGCGCTCCATCCGGGTCGGTTGTGCCGTCGCACACCGTAATGACCCGCGTATCGTGGAGGCCTGGGTCCGCAATAACACCCTCACATATGTCCAACCCTGGCTGGCCGATCCACGGCTGCGCCTGACCCTGGCGCGTTTGCAGGGGCGGCCGGTGGGTACCGCCATGGCCTCGGTCGATGGACGGATCGCGTTTTGCTACGTGCAGCCGGAATGGTTTCGCCGTGGTGCCGGGCAGGCGCTGGTACGCGACATCGAGGCGTGGCTGCGCGAGCGTGGGGTCGCCCAGGTGCGACTCGACAGCACGGGCACCAGCCAGGCGTTCTATCGGCGCATGGGGTTCGAGCAAAGTGCCGAGGCTTTCGTCATCGACGGTGTCACGGCCATCGCGATGCATAAGCCACTGATCGAACCCGTAGGGAAAGTTCGGCCCGAGAGTAAATCCATGCCTCGCTGATGCGTTTCCACAACAGGAAACCTGCACGTGCGCCCGACCAGATGCGCACCTGCCCGGTGTGCCATTTGGGTCGCTACTTACAGTGGATTGCGGGGTCGAGAGATGTCAGTCGCCAACAGCCTTATCGAAGCACAGCCGGCGCGGGTCAATGTCGCGCCGACCGAGACGCTCTATCAATTCAATGAATCGCCACTGCTGGCTCGCCAGAACCGGCAGGAGTCCAACGCTCGCAGTTATCCGCGGCGCATCCCGCTGGCCCTCAAGCGCGCCAGGGGGCTGTATGTCGAGGACGTCGAAGGCCGTACCTTCATTGACTGCCTGGCCGGTGCCGGCACACTGGCGCTGGGGCATAACCACCCGGTGGTGATCGAGGCGATCCAACAGGTGTTGGCCGATGAGTTGCCCTTGCATACTCTGGACCTGACCACGCCGGTCAAGGACCGCTTCGTCCAGGACCTGTTCGGCCTGTTGCCGGCGCAGCTGGCCGCCGAGGCGAAGATCCAGTTCTGCGGCCCCACGGGTACCGACGCGGTAGAAGCCGCCCTCAAGTT
This genomic window contains:
- a CDS encoding alpha/beta fold hydrolase, producing MPFATIDGKTLHYLDQGQGPVVLLGSSYLWDHTMWAPQIETLSRHYRVIALDLWGHGQSGRLPEGMTSLDDLARQALALMDHLDIDCFNLVGLSVGGMWGARLALTAPERLSSLVLIDTYVGVEPEPTRLYYFSLFDKIEAIGSIPEPLLDIVVPIFFRPGIDPQSPLYQQFRAALAALPADRLRDSIVPLGRIIFGRDDILPRLHELDAERTMVLCGDQDKPRPPSEAQEMAELIGCPCLLIPEAGHISNLENPEFVTTALLEFLRS
- the dsbG gene encoding thiol:disulfide interchange protein DsbG, translating into MPRLHRLLTLAFASALLQAPLLQAEELPAAIKKIEAKGAKIVGTFEAPDGLRGYAAQYQNRGMALYLTPDGQHVLLGNLYDADGKDLSVEPLQKLVYAPMAKEVWAKMEASNWIADGNKDAPRTVYLFSDPNCPYCNMFWEQARPWVKAGKVQLRHIMVGIIREDSPGKSAALLAAKDAEKALETHEKAGKGSALKPLKDIPPAIQAKLDANQQLMDELELSATPAIFYLDDKGDLQQQQGAPSPDKLVKILGPK
- a CDS encoding TlpA disulfide reductase family protein, with translation MLTFTLGTFAIALNHLLLISALALATFVGWRVAKRGGENPESVLFVLFLLGILAARIGFVAAYWSHYQDDPWQIVDLRDGGFLAWPGIVALVIGALLWARRRPALRRSLGFGVGSGLLFWLVATMSLTIYEQGTRLPDIPLRTADGETVKLTDYQGGPLVINLWATWCPPCRREMPVLEEAQQQRPDLTFLFVNQAESMQSVSTYLATQGLSLDNVLFDGSGRLGQAVGSMALPTTLFYGADGRLLGSHLGELSEASLARALEYFETPGSTTASHPATRKPPCPASTAC
- the dsbD gene encoding protein-disulfide reductase DsbD, whose product is MRRLFLLWLLLISGLAQAANPFETKPDFLPVEKAFVFTSERLDSGETQLFWQIADGYYLYQKRLKFDGLAEAQQPQLPEGEAHSDEFFGDQQVYRQALELKIPAGATGKIKVGFQGCADAGLCYPPQTQVVDLGGSAAAAANSEAPDQALASGLQQRALAWSLLVFFGLGLLLAFTPCSLPMLPILAGLVVGSGAGPRRGLALAGSYVISMALVYAAMGVLAALLGANLQALLQQPWLLGTFAAIFVLLALPMFGFFELQLPAALRDRLENAGRQRRGGSLLGAGVLGALSGLLVGPCMTAPLAGALLYIAQSGNALHGGLILFTMGIGMGLPLLLLVTVGNRFLPKPGAWMNLLKGVFGFLFLGTALLMIRPIIDGSLWLGLWGVLLLIAAYSAWRQTEGFGRIAYVCGSASLLFGLWGSLLVIGAAGGGEDFFQPLKVYAGTENSATFSAHDAFTTVSEPAALQRELDAAKAQGQWVLLDYYADWCVSCKIMEKQVFGRAEVLDALKDVRLLRLDVTADNAASRELLGRYQVPGPPSLLWIGGDGEERRSQRITGEVNAKVFLERWNITRDAR
- a CDS encoding response regulator, producing the protein MHVLVCEDDELIASGIVAGLTAQGLTVEHVATASAARAMVGVAEFDVMVLDLGLPDEDGLKLLKQLRQQGLEIPVLILTARDSVTDRVDGLQAGADDYLLKPFDLRELAARLHTLLRRVAGRSVNLIEHGRLTYDPSSRETTLAGQPVDLSRREQSLLQALLHNRGRVLSTEQLKDSVYGFNDELESNALNVHIHHLRRKLGNGIVETVRGLGYRLGPADGGESSK
- a CDS encoding ATP-binding protein; translated protein: MMSLRLRLSLTLGAAFALIWALAAAWMLSDLRNQMMFSLDQRLVASARMVAGLLEQLPPLPSKGEGTHFSAEQLSIPGGMACQVSSLRGEILARSHGTPEQALEAEKMGFHDQMIDGAPWRSFTLARGDLRITTADRQIEREALNMSILLAASVPVGVALLGCLCLLWLGIGQGLAPLNRMRDALMRRNADSLEPLQIHPLPSELRPLLETQNQLFQRIGKTIERERRLTGDAAHELRSPLTAIKTHLQVARMTEGAARDQSLARAEEGADRMHRTLEQLLLLARVEGSLSFDDGVQCNAEQVARLAIQDAASNDSRRIKLHVSPGLSDAPVQMPAVLSIAALRNLLDNALRHTPDDTDVELSLEMIGQRVRFQVRDHGPGIAADDIQHLTQRFWRNGQSTGCGLGLAIVQAIVQRCGCGLHFDSRPDGLRVELTMPVQQPLVK
- a CDS encoding GNAT family N-acetyltransferase, which codes for MDTFIEVCTATPNDAGIISRIAERSIRVGCAVAHRNDPRIVEAWVRNNTLTYVQPWLADPRLRLTLARLQGRPVGTAMASVDGRIAFCYVQPEWFRRGAGQALVRDIEAWLRERGVAQVRLDSTGTSQAFYRRMGFEQSAEAFVIDGVTAIAMHKPLIEPVGKVRPESKSMPR